The nucleotide sequence TGTAAAGCTCGCCCTCGCTGCCGTCGTAGCGGATATCGGCAATCGGACCGCGCGGCGCCAGCAACGGCGGAATGTTGGCCAGGTCGAATCCATAGTCGCGAGTCGATTTCTCGTAAACGGTGAGCGTGTAACCGTCGCGATAGATGCTGCGCAGATGCATCCCGATCGCGGCGAACTGGCTGTCCCATTCGGTGATGACGCGCTGGCGGCCCGAGCCCGGCGCGATGGGGAGCGGCTTGCCCTGCATCCAGTCGGGAACCGGGACGCCGGCGATTTGGCAGAACGTCGGCGCGAGATCGAGCTGCCCGACCGGCTCCGCGATTTCGCTGTGCGTAATTTTGGCTGACGGCGCGGGACGCCAGATCATCGGCAGCCGCATCAGCGCGTCAACGTGATACGGGCCCTTGTAGAGCAAGCCGAAGTCGCCTTGCAGCTCGCCGTGGTCTGTCGTGAAGAATACGTCGGTGCGCGCCTCCCATCCCCGCTCGGCGATTCGGGCGAGCACGCGGCCGCAAGCCTGGTCGATCAATTCGTTTTCGACGTGGATCATCGCGTTGACTTCGCGCAGCTGATCCTCGGTGAGCTGGCACGGGACGAAGTTGGCCGGGCCGCCCTCGAAGTTGCCGAAACGGCCCTGGTACCAGTCGAGCCAATGGCGCGGCTTGCCGGCCAGTATTTTTTCAATTTTCTCGCGCGAGCCCGGATAGCCGGCGGGCAGATCGAGATCGCGCCAATTGATTCGCCGCGCCTCGTCCTGCGGCGGATCCCATGGATGATGGGGATCGGGGAAACTCATCCACACGAACCAGTTGTCGCCGGGATCGAGCGAATCGAGGTATGCGATCGTCCGCGCCGCCACCCAGTCGGTGTGGTAATGCTCGCGCGGAATCGGATTGTACTTCACTTCGGGCGCTCCGGTGTCGCCGCCGGGCATCGCGGTGAGAATCGGCGCGAAGCCGCCCATTTCGTCGGGATGGTTTTTCTGCAGCCACAGCGAATAATGCCATCCGCCGATCGGCGAATGCATCGCCAGTTCCATCCGATCGAAGCCGCGATACGGGCCGGTCGAATTCTCGCGCGCCATCCGGTTCTCGAACCATCGCCCCTGCAAATCGAAAGCGGGCTCGAAATGCGCCTTGCCCAGCAGCGCGGTGCGGTAACCGGCCTGCTCGTGAAGATAGGCCGCGACGCTCGGCGAATCGGGCGGAAGCGCAACCCCGTTGGCGACGACGCCGTGGGTGCGCACGTACTGGCCGGTAATCATGGTCGAGCGGGCCGGCATGCAGACGACATTCTGATTGTGCGCGCGCCGATAGTTGATCCCGTCATTGGCGAGCCGGTCGGCGACCGGGGTCTTCGCGATCGTGCCGCCGTTGCATCCCAGCGCGTCGTAGCGCTGCTGATCG is from Candidatus Binatus sp. and encodes:
- a CDS encoding sulfatase family protein; its protein translation is MGRNILFITTDQQRYDALGCNGGTIAKTPVADRLANDGINYRRAHNQNVVCMPARSTMITGQYVRTHGVVANGVALPPDSPSVAAYLHEQAGYRTALLGKAHFEPAFDLQGRWFENRMARENSTGPYRGFDRMELAMHSPIGGWHYSLWLQKNHPDEMGGFAPILTAMPGGDTGAPEVKYNPIPREHYHTDWVAARTIAYLDSLDPGDNWFVWMSFPDPHHPWDPPQDEARRINWRDLDLPAGYPGSREKIEKILAGKPRHWLDWYQGRFGNFEGGPANFVPCQLTEDQLREVNAMIHVENELIDQACGRVLARIAERGWEARTDVFFTTDHGELQGDFGLLYKGPYHVDALMRLPMIWRPAPSAKITHSEIAEPVGQLDLAPTFCQIAGVPVPDWMQGKPLPIAPGSGRQRVITEWDSQFAAIGMHLRSIYRDGYTLTVYEKSTRDYGFDLANIPPLLAPRGPIADIRYDGSEGELYNLREDPMQWRNLWNDPGCAKLKSDLRADLYDNLPPERSPKLPVEAPA